The genomic stretch gggtccacactacgctgGGTTGACAGGAGACATTCTcctgtcaacttaccttactcctctcattCGGGTAGAGTACTGGTCGACTGGATAGCGATCTCCGCTCAATTTGGCGAGTCTTCACTATACCCACTAAATCGAGCCAAGTGCATCGATCCCTGGGGTGTGGATGGTGCAGGGGTACTGTAGACATAGGCTCACGGTTGGTCATCTCAGGAAGGACTTGCTGCCAGCCCTGTTGGTTTCCTACTACTGTATATACTCATTTCTAAGCTTACTTTGCTTACAAGCGAGTAAAcgatttttaatttaattttacatgGAGGGAGTTGAGGAGGAATCTCTGCTAAATTCTTTCAGTAAATGGTGATACTTTTCTCCTGTTCTGTAGGTGCAAAAGCAGGATTCCGAGGGATTTAGCGTTCTTAGAAGGCAATGTTAATATACTAAATTTAGATGAGTCTGGCCTGAATCTGCTTTAGTTTTAGGACTTTTCACTCTGGATCCAAATTTAACAATTCTGACCCATCTCATAGAAATATAGGAATTGGTCAGACTGGTAAtctggtccatctagtccagtaccagaggcttcagaggaaggtgcaagaaaccctttGCCAGACAACCTTGGAATCAGCAGGCCATTAGCGCAGGTTTTTCCTAACCCCTTTAAATTAGAGGTTGGTTTATGCCCCAAAGCATGAGCATTTATATATTTTCATCTTTCTCTCCAGCATACCTCTGGCTGATCTTTAACTAAAATACCTAACATGATTTTTTACTCTTATTGTCATTACATCATATATATCATTTGGCcctaagcaaaataagcagtcatgagataagaggaaaggtcctctcacggatcagtaactggttaaaagataggcaaCAAGGGTAGGAATATATGGTCAgatttcacaatggagagaggtaaatagtggggttcccCAGGAATCTGCACTAGGACTGTGGTGTTCAAcctattcagaaatgatctggaaaagggagtgaacctGAGGTaccaaaatttgcagacgatacaaaaaaTCACTGAacatagttaagaccaaagctgaATGCAAAGAGTTACagagagatctcacaaaactgggtgactggacaacaaaaaaatggcagatgaaattaaatactgataagtgcaaagtaatgcacattggaaaacatataatcccaacaatacatacaaagtgatggggtcaaaattagccattaccactcaagaaacagatttttgagtcattgtggatagttctctgaagttGCTGGCCCAgcagactgaagtcctctgtctAGCCACAGATAAGATAAAGGCACCGATGGTACCATTGCAATTTACTCTACAGTGCTCAGCCATTGTGACTCAGTCCTAACCTGGACTCACTTGTAGGAGTAAAAGGACAGCTCCAGGCCCATTCAAGCCTTATCCTCTCCACTGAGACTGCAAACAACAGGCTTGGAGATGTGGACATTTTTGTCCACTGGGAATTGAATAGTTGCCATTTCACATATGCCAAACAGTCATCAGACGGTCCTGTGAGCCTGGGCTGAATTCAGAAAAGGACAGGCTCCATTCCCTAAAGTGAAAATCTTATTGTATGCAGCACTGGGTAGATTTTTACAGCGctgtatacatttttttaaaacaaccagCTACCAACCCTCTGAGTCATATCACTTCCATTTCCTCTTTATAGTTAGCTTATGAcgattttaaattttaaattcgTATAGTGTGTTGATATGTCATAGAAGTTTTATACTGGGTAACTAGAGATTAATGTGAATCACTTTCTCTCAATCATGTGTAATAGTAAAGTGAGAAGAAAAGAtggtctagtgcaggggtgggcaaactatggcccatgggccacatccagctcTCCAGACGTTTTAAttcagccctcgagctcccgccggggagcggggtccagggcttgccctgctctggtgcttcagctcgggagcagggttgggggcttgtcccactccgcacagctcctgaaagcagcggcatgtcctccctccagctcctacgcataagggcagccagggggcgcCACAtgctgaccccaccccaagagccgcccccacagctccctttggccggGAACCGCGGACAATGGGAGCTAGGGGGCggcgcctgcggatggggcagcacgcaaagctgcctggctgcacctccacgtaggagccggaggggggacatgccgctgcttctgggagctgactGAAGTaagccgcctggagcctgcactcctgactacctcccgcgccccaaccccctgacccagccctgattcccctcctgccctccaaaccccttggtcccaccctggagcaccctcctgcacccccaaccccttatccccagccccaccccaagccagaaccctcaccccccctcctgcatcccaatccccaatttcatgagcattcatggcctgccatacaatttccatatccagatgtggtcctcgggccaaaaagtttgcccacccctggtctagtggtTAAGGAGCTAGCCTAGGGAAACCCTCacggggatgttgtgaggataaatacattaaagatagGGAGGTACTCTCAATTACTAtggtaatgggagccatataggtacctaaaatacAAAGTTAGATTGTCCATCAGGTTCGGCACACCAGTCTGAGTATTAATATTAGAAACTGCATTTGTGCTGTTTTTATAGTGCACCAACACAGCAAAAGACTCTTTCCGTTCACTTCAACAGGAGCTGAACTGTGCAATTATCAGAATCATTCAAAGCTTTAGGCAGAATTTGCCAGGCATAACATATTAATGTCACTTCAGCCATacttctcttaaaaaaaatttaaaacatcaAAAAAGTTACCTGCAGCCAAACCTTCTCTGTTACTCTGAATTGGCCCAAGGGACGTATCCATCAGTGGCAATCCCTTCTCAGTATCAAGGATTTCCTGGGTTTCCTTTTTATCCAAGAGCCCCACCTCTTCCAAAATATTAATATCTGGCTCAGGCTCCCTCTGGTTTAGagtctcctcttcctcttcaatATGCTGTACTGGCCTCTCATCTTCAACTTGTGGGAACTTCTGACCAATTTCTTCAGCTGAACTTGGGCTTCCCACAAGATGGCTATCATATTCAGTTTCTTTTACAGTATCTATAGTAGAGAAGAAAGCATGGATGTGGCATAGTTGGCTTGTCTTTCTCACTGGCAGCTGTGTTCAGTGAAAGATATTCAAAGACTGTGATTGAGAAAGCCTTACTGATATCTTCCACTAAATATATTCTTCCAGATGGCTATTTTTTTGTTCTAGCATATTTTTAGGCAAATTTCAGTGACACCCTAGTAAATATTTGCATGGAAATTATGCCAGGTAAAAACACTGACCAGATGGAAGAATTTAGTTTTACTGTATCTCAGTAACAAGAATGTATCAGAAAATAAACGGCCAACTATTTGCTTCTGTTAAAAGGGCCCTATTTATACTAAGGTTTTGTACTGCCCTTCATCTTTGTCCCCATCACTATTATCTGACTAACCAGGCAGGCATCAGCAAGTCTCTGGTGGACTTCATGGTGCCTGTGGCTCACCTTCCTTGCCAAGGTTGGCATACTCAGTATTTCCTCCACTCATTCACAGTGTTTTGATGATATTGTGGTGATAGGATTCTTATCTAGATAATTTTTCAGTGCCTAAGTTTAATATAAAATCATTGAACATATCAGATAATGGCACACTAGTTAGagggaaaaacaacaaggagtatttgtggcacctcagaaactaacaaatttatttgggcataagcttttgtgggctaaaacccacttcatcagatgcatggagtggaaaatacagtaggaagatatatatatagagagagtacatgaaaagatgggattGACTTACTaattctaacgagacaattcaattaaagtggactATCATCatcaggaggaaaaatcacttttgtagtggtaatcagggtggcccatttcaaacagctgacaagaaggtgtgagtaacggtagtggggaaaattagcatggggaaatagtttttagtttgttgCTATGGAAGTTCAGCATCTACTACATATTTCTAAAAATTCACTGCAtgcctctaatttttttttaaatgaggcccTATGTGGATGGGTCTTTCCTGCCACATCCAGTCACTTCAGTCTCATATGCAGGAGACCTGTTCATCAGAATGAAGCAGATGGTTGAGGCTCAATAACCATCATCTCTCTCAGGGTTTATATGGCCAACCATCAGCACAGTATCTGGGCCACATAAAAATTGATTACCAACAGTGAAGTCCCAAATGGAGTCTGGgtttctttcctcccctccccaccctcccccacccaattatgctataaaaactctacTTGGAGTAGGATTATATGTTTTAGGGGTTTTTTCCTCCATAgacaagcaaaaaaaaaccaaaaaaccctcaaCTTCCCCTGAGCAATTGTCAAACCTAAGATCCTACCTGTATCATACATGCTATAATCCTTTTCATGTTCTGAAATGGACACAAGTGGTGCACTCTCACTAACAGATGAGTATTTGTGCCTTAACAAATATATTATTTCCTGAACATCATCCATCAGTGCAGCTTCTTCATCCCACAAATCTATTTCTTTCACCACCTCTTCTTTATTTTCTGCTTGCCTTGCATCTAAAACATTTTCCACAATATCCATTATCCTAGATTCTGAAAATGtaaggatctggtccaaagcTTGTTGGATATCCTGATAATCATGATTACCCTTCTGAGCAAGATCCAGCTTCAACTTCATGTTGTGAAACATGGCTTCTACCCTGACAATGTGCTGGGGCCCAAGATACTTTTGTAAACGTGCCACTCGCTTTTCATCAAGAAATTCTTTTATTATAATGAGCTGCTTCACAGCCTCTCTGTATTCTGGCTCCACAGCTTCATTTGTGGTTTCAGAAGTATCAGCAGGCCCTGTCTGCTCTGTTACGTTCTGAAGATCTTTCAGGTCTTTCTGCACAAGATCCTCTAGGAAAGGATCTTCTGTTTGATTAAAATCATTTTTGCTGTCCACTGTTTCAAGAGACTTGTCATTTGGCAAAGTCCTTTCATCGTCTTCTTCCATTTCAGGGGCTACTAATGTGTCTTCTGTTTCTGGAGACTCCTCATCTTCTTCTATCTCATTCAGTTTAGCTCCACTGAATTGTATATCCTCCTCTTCATTCTTGGTCTCACTCAAATCTTGCATGCTGTTCTTTCTGGCATGCTTAAACATTGTGTTTGCTTCCTCTCCTGTTTCATCGCTCTCATAAACAGGATTAGCAGTTCCTGAAATAGCTCCATCTGGTATTTCCAATTCTAGGTTTGTACTTTCTCCATCTAATTTATTACCCTGTCTATTTGCAAGCCTCTCTTTTGACAATGCTGCACTTGCAGCATTGTCATCTTCTAATAGTTCTTCCTCTGCTTGACTTAGGTCATCATCTTCTTCAGCTTCCAACTCTTCAGACTGAAGTTCTGGTTTTACTGTTTTTTCTCCAACTATATCGGTTCCAAGAGCTTTGTCTTTATTTTCATCCCCACTATGAGCAGTGTCTTGTTGGGTCAGCCTCTCTGTGTCAACATCCTGTGCAGTCTCTGTGGATATTTCACCAATACTTTTTTCTAGTGTCTTCTTGCCTGTGTTTCTGGAAAGCTCTTGTTCCGCATCTTCCTCCGAATACCTGGTCTTGTTTTCTTGTTGCTTAGATTGCTCAACAGCCGCTTTACTTGTATGCTGATTGTTCAGgtcttcttccttttttccccctagtaTTTCAGTTTCTTCCTTAATAGCAACATTTGTTTGATTCTCATTCTCAGGCACCCTTGTTTGTTCAAAATCCTCTCCATCTTGTTGAATATCTTGTTTCTCTGTAGCAGATATTTCATGCTCTCTTTTGCCTTCTAAGAGGTCAATATCCCCTAGGTCACTTTGGGATGCACTTTTTAGCTCCTCCAGTGGTTCTGGTAGAAAATTCACAGATTGCTGGTCCCCAGCTgcctttttcccctttattttcttccataatgtgttgggttttgtatcaTTTTCCAAGCTGTCCTCCAAAAtctcctcctctgccttttcTTTATCTTTCAATATTTTATGAAGAGTAATTCCTTCTGGATCATCTTTGATGTTGCCTACAGGTGGTTTTAAAGCTTCTTGCTTTTCTTCAATGGATAGTTTAGACTCCAGGCTAGGAACACCTCTAGGATCATGCACAGATGTGCCACGCAGTTCTTCAGTAAATGATTCTGTCTTATCATCCAGGAACTCTTCCTCATACtgttcagttttgtttgttttttcctttggaTCTTGGCCATTTACAACATGTTTTTCCTTTTTGAGAAGGTATTCTTCAGTTAGATCGTCAAGCtgagctgttgctgctgttttatCCTCCTTACTAACTGGGATCacctcatcctcttcctccttttcttccaaCGAATCAGACTTGCTCACATCTGTATCATCATTTGTTCTTGCACCCCGTCTGAGAGTTGGAAAGATGGTATCCTCTACAGTTGTTAATAAACCCAAATAGTCTTTTTTCTCATTATTTCTTTGGGTAATTAACTCTGCAGCATCCTCAATGGTTTCATAAGGTTTATTCTTTTCTGACTCACGGTCAGAATATTTATCAGCTGAATGCTTCTCAGCTTCTGAGTCCACTGGGGTTTCTTCTTTTGTAAATGATAGCAAAGGGATTTCTTCAGATTGTTCCTTAAGATCTTCCAGCAACTCTGTGTCATGAGAATCAGTAttcaaattttcattaaaatcatCCTCCAGTGATGTCACAAGGCTAGTCATCTCATCATCAGACACAAGGGCATCTGCAGTTGAACCAAATTTTGTTTTCAAGTCCATAGACAGTTCTCTGTTTAAAAGTGTATAGGCATCAGTCTCCTCACTCTCCTTATCTGATTCTTTGGCTGTACCCTGAGGATTATTAGAATTTTTGGTATTTTCACTTTCTAGCATTTTTTCTTGTAGCATTCCTTCTGAGTGAGGATGTGCAATTTGGTCTCCCTGAGACTTTTTTTCATGGCTATATATGTTGAggtcatccctctcagatttgaGGAGTCCCTGTACATTCTCAgtgttttcagaaagaaaactgcctttttcttctgttttggtGAGGACTTCCTTGTTTTCTTCTGGACCTGGCTCAAGAACATCAGTCTCAGAAACATCAAGGGGCTTTACAGTATCAGAcccttctgtctcctcctcctttttggtTTCTTCAATAACTTCTGTCCCTGGAGCATTCAATTCAGCTTTGCCCCTGTTCACCACAGTTTCTTCTGAAGATTTTAAAAGCTCATCCACGTTATAGTTATCAAAATcatcttttcctccatcaaaacaaacaaaatcagtttCCTGgaacagagggggaaaaagcatTGTCAGTTGTCAGAGAGTTTTTTCTATTACATTGATGTGAAAGGTTCAAACAATTTTCTTTACCATTACGTACGTTTCTACATTTTTCCATTAACTGGGGACTAAATCTTTAAGTCCATaatcaaaacttccattgactcaatgggagttttgcttgagtaaggactgagcaGGAAAACCAGGTAAGGACCTTAGGATTCCAAGCAGTGGGCTAAATCCTAAGCAGTAATGAACAGATAgggagtcaatggcagagttggttatattttaaataaactatCATGTGCATCTTTGAAATTGGAACTATTGTCAGTAAAATGGCAAGGACAAGTTCTTCTTTATCAAGTGGTTAGCACATAGCGGGTGCCGCCATAAATAAATAGTGACACAAACTAAAGGTTTGTACTTACACGATACATATGGGCCAAAATACAGtctgatcctgcaacccttactcacataTGTATTTCCAGTAACTACAATCGCATTAGCCATGTCAATAAGAATTGCCGAATCAGACTGATAATCCATACGCTAATAGAATAAAGCAAACAAAGAGGCTTACACAGTTCCAAAGTTTTTCTCTAAGTTCCAGAAGTTCTGGGAAATAAACCTATTCATTCAGAGTTTGTATGAAACAGCCTCCATACAACCCAGCTAGTAACGCTTCTTCAGGGATTCTGAGACCATTCTATGTATAGTTATTTAGTCACTTTTTGTCGGAAGAAAGAATGCTTCATTTTAGACAAGGCCAGTGTTCAAATTATGGTGGATATagacatatatacacacaatattaGTTCATGGACTGAAAAGTAATTACAGTTTTTTCCTTCTAGGGTTATTGAGGTTCCAGTTCTCTCTCACTGATTTCACTCACAGTTCAGGAATGAGCCATAAGTATAATAAAGCCAGTCAAAAAAGTCACAATCAAAACTTACATCTGTTGGTAGTTCTAGCTCATCACTGgtattataaatataatttatttcaaGTAAATCCTTTGGAAAATATCCAAATTCACTGCCAACCTGCcagaataaaaaacaacaaaacaaaaagaaaagtttcaaTGTAAAGACGCTTGTAAAGCCACATTAGGAAAAAAGCgactttaaaaatacaattagtaGTTAAGAATATATCAAGTTAGATATCAAACCTAAATATTTCTAGACATACAGGTTGTTACCACAATAAATTGGAGAAACAGAACAGTAATACATTACACTTTCAATGGTTTAATTTGAGATTctaaacattaattaagcctcacaacacctttGAGAAGTAGGGAAGTATTTCTACTCCCCTTTCAAAGACATGGCCAGCTAAGGCATAGGGCCACATAGCAAGTTATGGGGAGAGTTTGGAATGAAACCCAGGAGTCATGGCTCAAAGCatactctcactgacttcacaaATGCTCCGACCACTTTCTTGTGCACAATTAGCAAAAATATCTTTTCGTGATAAGGCCTACCTGTCtgcaaaaatgttacatttttaaagcagACAACCAACCTTCTCCATAACTTTATACTTCTCACTTCACATTTTGGAAAGATTTCTTAAAGCCAGCTGTTAGAAAACACACAATTGCACCTGAGCTATTGCAAATTGCTGAACAGTAGCCTTTTATCACCACTAGTATTATCTACCTTAGTATCAGCGTGTAAAATGTGACCTTCTTTCCAAACACACTTGTTCTTCGGTAGCTAGTGTTTCCAGATGAGCAATAGGTGCAGGTGGTCAATTAAGAATAAGGTGATGTGGTGATCAAACGCAAACAGTAGGAGACAGAAAGCTCTCTTATCACTCACTAGTTAAAGATCCACAGAATAATGCTCTCACTTGGAAGCTCTGATAGCTGCTGTCAGGAAGCCAATATGAATAGCACAGTATTGCTTCAAAGATTAGATAGCCAAAGCAACGAGAAACTGGTGGACACCCTATTGAGAGTACAGAGTCCCTAGAAAGCCAAAATATGCTCAAGAAGAAAGCACTGCTCACTTCCTCGATATCTTGATGTTTTTATTGTCGGAGCAAGAAGGCAATTGCCAATTTTCTTGGAGAGTATGCGTGAAGATCGTTCAATTAAGgatcaaaataaaaaagaacatAGTTCACCCTCAGATGGGACACACTCTGATATCGATTACGATGGTttataaatccagagtagctTCAAACTGCTCAGTGAAGCTCTCTGGATTTGCCACGGTGAAAATAATATTAGAACTTGGTCTAGGTGTGCAATACATAGACATAGTAATACACTCACAAATGAATGAAATACTCAAGGGATATggagtttcctttttaaaatatttaccattCAAATCCTAAATGAAATAGCTGTGGAACCTACTTACGGAACAGTAATGTTTACGCAATT from Lepidochelys kempii isolate rLepKem1 chromosome 3, rLepKem1.hap2, whole genome shotgun sequence encodes the following:
- the MIA3 gene encoding transport and Golgi organization protein 1 homolog isoform X4, coding for MYRGKAKQDFKGPDCRFINLKEGEAVYVYYKLIGKSTELWAGSVGSEFGYFPKDLLEINYIYNTSDELELPTDETDFVCFDGGKDDFDNYNVDELLKSSEETVVNRGKAELNAPGTEVIEETKKEEETEGSDTVKPLDVSETDVLEPGPEENKEVLTKTEEKGSFLSENTENVQGLLKSERDDLNIYSHEKKSQGDQIAHPHSEGMLQEKMLESENTKNSNNPQGTAKESDKESEETDAYTLLNRELSMDLKTKFGSTADALVSDDEMTSLVTSLEDDFNENLNTDSHDTELLEDLKEQSEEIPLLSFTKEETPVDSEAEKHSADKYSDRESEKNKPYETIEDAAELITQRNNEKKDYLGLLTTVEDTIFPTLRRGARTNDDTDVSKSDSLEEKEEEDEVIPVSKEDKTAATAQLDDLTEEYLLKKEKHVVNGQDPKEKTNKTEQYEEEFLDDKTESFTEELRGTSVHDPRGVPSLESKLSIEEKQEALKPPVGNIKDDPEGITLHKILKDKEKAEEEILEDSLENDTKPNTLWKKIKGKKAAGDQQSVNFLPEPLEELKSASQSDLGDIDLLEGKREHEISATEKQDIQQDGEDFEQTRVPENENQTNVAIKEETEILGGKKEEDLNNQHTSKAAVEQSKQQENKTRYSEEDAEQELSRNTGKKTLEKSIGEISTETAQDVDTERLTQQDTAHSGDENKDKALGTDIVGEKTVKPELQSEELEAEEDDDLSQAEEELLEDDNAASAALSKERLANRQGNKLDGESTNLELEIPDGAISGTANPVYESDETGEEANTMFKHARKNSMQDLSETKNEEEDIQFSGAKLNEIEEDEESPETEDTLVAPEMEEDDERTLPNDKSLETVDSKNDFNQTEDPFLEDLVQKDLKDLQNVTEQTGPADTSETTNEAVEPEYREAVKQLIIIKEFLDEKRVARLQKYLGPQHIVRVEAMFHNMKLKLDLAQKGNHDYQDIQQALDQILTFSESRIMDIVENVLDARQAENKEEVVKEIDLWDEEAALMDDVQEIIYLLRHKYSSVSESAPLVSISEHEKDYSMYDTDTVKETEYDSHLVGSPSSAEEIGQKFPQVEDERPVQHIEEEEETLNQREPEPDINILEEVGLLDKKETQEILDTEKGLPLMDTSLGPIQSNREGLAAGIVTTADDTVKTESPHLEGDPAVPHITLNDVVILAKENMRPFTDILIATLPEDIRPGPDFHGLPWEPIIITALVGIATLGILFWRTCLSVKSRMYQVTEKQLAEKIKNLLQEKTEILEKMSDYDQKIKEAKESVKVAQKQNTSLSDEAAGLKDVIKGLEETNHLLDDRLRNLQTVLETERQQNVKKEDKIFEMQTALEKLQEVIMLHSVELSEVQIVLNEAKLSEEKVKSELRHVQEENARLKKRKEQLLQEAEGWSERHTELSEQIKQYQKSQKDIEEALAYKENEIEVLTNCIMQLKQTDPDSEGKKDGEGNGWDTGDDLANGELPDNQSEKMKNQIKQMMDVSRVKTTLSIVEEDRDLLQSKLSDEIAARHELEEQIKKLEHDSCSIQTAKARFENECKTLQQKVEILNELYQQKEMALQKKLTQEEYERQEKEQKLSAADEKAVLAVEEVKVYKQRILEMEEELKKTERSYKNQIAGHEKKAHDNWLIARSAERALAEEKREAANLRQKLIEVNQKIAMLQRPLVVKPTAGRPDRQVPVRRGPLSRDGSFGPSPVSGGGPSPPLMMEAPGQPLSATRREGSRSEFGAVVDGPSAPRRPPELSGRSSVPDLGPAVAALLNSGPRTSSPSTSMDGVVNLGPKGPSFPGTPIMTSPVTGPPPPPVRFGALPPPLRGHYGSRPLPLPLVCGPPLPPPAARDYLPGPPLGMRDLSPGPLPPPDSKGYVRFPPPFRPGGPLGPRDYPPGPPLPPQGLRDYPPPPNRDLPPPGPRDYPPAPPCPPSPAGPRDNTHPPERKP
- the MIA3 gene encoding transport and Golgi organization protein 1 homolog isoform X1; translation: MAAARPRVSLLLLALVALLLPAQRPLCWAGKHLDRRFAERKRCADPECSMLMYRGKAKQDFKGPDCRFINLKEGEAVYVYYKLIGKSTELWAGSVGSEFGYFPKDLLEINYIYNTSDELELPTDETDFVCFDGGKDDFDNYNVDELLKSSEETVVNRGKAELNAPGTEVIEETKKEEETEGSDTVKPLDVSETDVLEPGPEENKEVLTKTEEKGSFLSENTENVQGLLKSERDDLNIYSHEKKSQGDQIAHPHSEGMLQEKMLESENTKNSNNPQGTAKESDKESEETDAYTLLNRELSMDLKTKFGSTADALVSDDEMTSLVTSLEDDFNENLNTDSHDTELLEDLKEQSEEIPLLSFTKEETPVDSEAEKHSADKYSDRESEKNKPYETIEDAAELITQRNNEKKDYLGLLTTVEDTIFPTLRRGARTNDDTDVSKSDSLEEKEEEDEVIPVSKEDKTAATAQLDDLTEEYLLKKEKHVVNGQDPKEKTNKTEQYEEEFLDDKTESFTEELRGTSVHDPRGVPSLESKLSIEEKQEALKPPVGNIKDDPEGITLHKILKDKEKAEEEILEDSLENDTKPNTLWKKIKGKKAAGDQQSVNFLPEPLEELKSASQSDLGDIDLLEGKREHEISATEKQDIQQDGEDFEQTRVPENENQTNVAIKEETEILGGKKEEDLNNQHTSKAAVEQSKQQENKTRYSEEDAEQELSRNTGKKTLEKSIGEISTETAQDVDTERLTQQDTAHSGDENKDKALGTDIVGEKTVKPELQSEELEAEEDDDLSQAEEELLEDDNAASAALSKERLANRQGNKLDGESTNLELEIPDGAISGTANPVYESDETGEEANTMFKHARKNSMQDLSETKNEEEDIQFSGAKLNEIEEDEESPETEDTLVAPEMEEDDERTLPNDKSLETVDSKNDFNQTEDPFLEDLVQKDLKDLQNVTEQTGPADTSETTNEAVEPEYREAVKQLIIIKEFLDEKRVARLQKYLGPQHIVRVEAMFHNMKLKLDLAQKGNHDYQDIQQALDQILTFSESRIMDIVENVLDARQAENKEEVVKEIDLWDEEAALMDDVQEIIYLLRHKYSSVSESAPLVSISEHEKDYSMYDTDTVKETEYDSHLVGSPSSAEEIGQKFPQVEDERPVQHIEEEEETLNQREPEPDINILEEVGLLDKKETQEILDTEKGLPLMDTSLGPIQSNREGLAAGIVTTADDTVKTESPHLEGDPAVPHITLNDVVILAKENMRPFTDILIATLPEDIRPGPDFHGLPWEPIIITALVGIATLGILFWRTCLSVKSRMYQVTEKQLAEKIKNLLQEKTEILEKMSDYDQKIKEAKESVKVAQKQNTSLSDEAAGLKDVIKGLEETNHLLDDRLRNLQTVLETERQQNVKKEDKIFEMQTALEKLQEVIMLHSVELSEVQIVLNEAKLSEEKVKSELRHVQEENARLKKRKEQLLQEAEGWSERHTELSEQIKQYQKSQKDIEEALAYKENEIEVLTNCIMQLKQTDPDSEGKKDGEGNGWDTGDDLANGELPDNQSEKMKNQIKQMMDVSRVKTTLSIVEEDRDLLQSKLSDEIAARHELEEQIKKLEHDSCSIQTAKARFENECKTLQQKVEILNELYQQKEMALQKKLTQEEYERQEKEQKLSAADEKAVLAVEEVKVYKQRILEMEEELKKTERSYKNQIAGHEKKAHDNWLIARSAERALAEEKREAANLRQKLIEVNQKIAMLQRPLVVKPTAGRPDRQVPVRRGPLSRDGSFGPSPVSGGGPSPPLMMEAPGQPLSATRREGSRSEFGAVVDGPSAPRRPPELSGRSSVPDLGPAVAALLNSGPRTSSPSTSMDGVVNLGPKGPSFPGTPIMTSPVTGPPPPPVRFGALPPPLRGHYGSRPLPLPLVCGPPLPPPAARDYLPGPPLGMRDLSPGPLPPPDSKGYVRFPPPFRPGGPLGPRDYPPGPPLPPQGLRDYPPPPNRDLPPPGPRDYPPAPPCPPSPAGPRDNTHPPERKP